The DNA segment GTCCGTGATGGCGCCAAGTTCCAGGCTCTGCGCGGGAAACTTAATGTCACGCATCCGGATCTCGGCGATCTCTGCGACGACTATACCGATGGTTTTTTCGCCTTTGCGCAGGCGACCGGGCGGGGCTTCCATACGGTTCCGGCCTTGACGCATGAGAGCGTCGATGCGGCGCTGGAGCGGTTCGATCCGGGTGCCTATGTCGTGCCGAGCAGCGGCCTGATCGTCATCGCCGAAATCCTCGCACATTGGCGCCAGCCGGGCGACCGCGTGGTGCTTGCCGGTTTCGGCCATGCGGGCTGGGAGGGGCATCCGTTTGCGGCGGAAAGGGAAATGGTCGAAGACTTTATTCGCGAAGGGAAGCTGGAGAGGCTCGAACCTTCCATTGCTAAGTCGTCAGAAAATCCTTACATTTTGGCAGAAAGGTAAGGAAATAATTATGGCTGAATCTGCAAAAATCACGTCGAAGAATCAGATCACGCTGCCTGCGCGGGTCCGCAAAACGCTGGGGATCGGCGTGGGCGACAAGGTGGATTTTGTTGCCACAGCCAATGGCACGTTCGAACTGAGGTCCCGCAAGGAGACGCTGGCCGGTCTGCGCGGCGCGATCAAACCCGGCCAGACGATATCGGATGGGGACATCGACAGCTGGATACAGGACGCGCGCTCGGCGGGCGGGAAAGTCAGCGATGATTGGAATTGATACCAACGTCCTGCTGCGCTGGCTTGTCGATGCCGGGACGATGGATGACGCGCCGGATCAGACATGCGTCGTTGAAGACCTGATCCTTCACAGTGAGGAGCAGTTTTTCGTCAATCATATCGTCATTGCGGAAACGATATGGGTGTTGCGAAACAGAATGGGCCAAAAGAAGACGATCATTCGCGACATCATCGAGCGCATCTTGCACGCGGCCAATGTGACCGTTCTCGATCCCGACAGTGTCAGCAGCGCTCTGAACAGCTTTTTGAACTATCCCGGTGATTACTCTGACCATCTCATCGGAGAGGTCAACAGGAAAAACGGTTGCCGAATGACGATGACGTTCGACAAGGCAGCATCGAAATCTCCCAATTTTTCCGAACTTCAGAGGTAGACCATGTCCTACAAAATGTCGCGCGCGGCCTATGCCAGCATGTTTGGTCCCACCACCGGCGACAAGGTTCGGCTGGCGGATACCGAATTGTTCATCGAGGTGGAGAAGGATTTCACCACCTATGGTGACGAGGTGAAATTCGGCGGCGGCAAGGTCATTCGCGACGGCATGGGCCAGAGCCAGGCAACGCGGGCTCAAGGCGCTGTCGATACCGTCATCACAAATGCGCTGATCGTTGACCACACCGGCATCGTCAAGGCCGATATCGGTTTGAAGAACGGCCGGATCGCGGCGATCGGCAAGGCTGGCAATCCGGATACGCAGCCGGGCGTGACCATCATCGTCGGCCCGTCCACCGAGGTGATTGCGGGCGAGGGCAAGATCGTCACGGCAGGCGGCATGGACGCCCATATCCATTTCATCTGCCCGCAGCAGATCGAGGAAGCGCTGATGTCGGGGATCACCACGATGCTCGGCGGCGGTTCCGGCCCTGCGCATGGCACGCTGGCGACAACCTGCACGGGCGCCTGGCATATCGAGCGGATGATCGAGAGCTTTGACGGCTTTCCGATGAATCTGGCGCTGGCCGGCAAGGGCAATGCCTCGCTGCCGGCGCCGCTGGAGGAGATGATCCTTGCCGGCGCGTCCAGCCTGAAGCTGCACGAGGACTGGGGCACGACGCCTGCCGCCATCGACAATTGCCTGTCGGTCGCCGATGCCTTTGACGTTCAGGTGATGATCCACACCGACACGCTGAACGAAAGCGGCTTCGTCGAGGATACGATCGACGCCATCAAGGGCCGCACGATCCATGCCTTCCACACCGAAGGGGCAGGCGGCGGTCATGCGCCTGACATCATCAAGATCTGCGGCCAGTCGAACGTCATCCCGTCCTCGACCAACCCGACCCGGCCCTACACGATCAACACCTTGGCCGAACATCTCGACATGCTGATGGTCTGCCATCACCTGTCGCCGTCCATTCCTGAAGATATCGCCTTTGCCGAAAGCCGGATCCGCAAGGAAACCATTGCGGCCGAAGACATTCTCCACGATATCGGCGCCTTCTCGATCATTTCCTCCGATAGCCAGGCGATGGGCCGGGTCGGCGAGGTGGCGATCCGCACCTGGCAGACCGCCGACAAGATGAAGCGGCAGCGGGGAAGGCTGGCTCAGGAGACCGGCGACAACGATAATTTCCGGGTGCGCCGCTATATCGCCAAATACACCATCAATCCCGCCATCGCCCAGGGTCTTTCCCATGAGATCGGCTCGATCGAACCGGGCAAACGCGCCGATCTGGTGCTGTGGAACCCTGCCTTCTTCGGCGTGAAGCCCGACATGGTCCTTCTCGGCGGCATGATCGCGGCCGCTCCGATGGGCGATCCCAACGCCTCCATCCCGACGCCGCAACCGGTGCATTACCGGCAGATGTTCGGCGCTTTTGGCAAGGCACGGACGAATTCCTCGGTCACCTTCGTGTCGCAGGCCTCGCTGGACGGCGGCCTGCAGGCGCGCCTTGGTGTTGCCAAGCAGTTGATCGCGGTGAAAAACACCCGTGGCGGCATCAGCAAGGCCTCGATGATCCACAATAGCCTGACGCCGCATATCGAGGTCGATCCCGAAACCTACGAGGTGCGCGCCGATGGCGAGCTTTTGACCTGCGAACCGGCAACCGTCTTGCCGATGGCGCAACGCTACTTCATGTTCTAGAATAGTTGCTCATCAAGAAAGAATGCCGATGTCCTGGAGAAGGCCCTTGCGCTGGCTGGCGGCCGTCCTGCTCACGGCAATCCTGTGCGTTGCCGCCGGGACATTCGTGCCGCGTCCCCTGTGGCCTGTGGCGAAGGCCGGAACGGCTGTGGGCGAAACGCACCGGATCCTCGTGCTCTCCAATCCCATCCACACGGATATCGCCATTCCGGTCACCGCTGAGACGCTGGCCCGGTTTCCGTTTCTGTCGGAAAGCGGCATGCCGGTTGCGCATCCGGATGCGCGCTGGCTGATTTTTGGCTGGGGCGGGCGGGCCTTTTATATGGAAACGCCGGCCTGGTCGGATCTGAAGCCGGTGCCGTTGTTCAAGGGATTGACGCTGGACCGCTCCGTCGTCCACGCCGATGTTGCCGGCGAGATCATCGAGCCTGCCGATCATATTGCCAGTTTCGAGATCGGCACGGAGGGATATCAACGCCTGCTGTCTTTCATCGAGGCCAGCTTCGCGACGGTGGATGGGCGCATCGCGGCGATACCGGATGCAGGTTACGGAGAAAACGACCGTTTCTTCGAAGCCAATGGCTGGTTCAGCGCTTTGAGAGGTTGCAATACCTGGACGGCGAAGGCCCTGCGCGAGGCTGGGTTGCAGACCGGCTGGTGGAACCCATTGCCGGTTTTGCTGTCGGCATCGCTGACGCTGTATAACTGAATTCATTGGCTTTTCGCCGCAGGCATAGACATGCGCGCGGTGCAGGTCAGCCATGCGCGGCATGTTTTTCGTGCCCTTTGTGCTGCATCGCAACAGGACTTGCTGTAGAAAACAGGTGACCTCCTGTGCCTTGTTCCTCCCAAGACCTGCCGCGCGGGGGCGTCTGTCTTTCAAGGAGTTTATCATGATCATTGGCAGAAAAGTGCCGTCCGTTACCTTCCGTACGCGCGTTCGCGACGAAGCCGTTGGTGGTGCCAATCCATTCCGTTGGCAGGATGTTTCGTCGGCGGATTATTTCGGCGGCAAGCGCGTCATCCTGTTCTCGCTGCCGGGCGCCTTCACGCCGACCTGCTCGACCTTCCAGCTTCCCGATTTCGAAAAGCTGGCGGCTGATTTCCGCGCAGAGGGCATTGACGAGATCTACTGCATTTCCGTCAACGACGCCTTCGTCATGAATGCCTGGGGCAAGTCGCAG comes from the Pararhizobium qamdonense genome and includes:
- a CDS encoding Urease operon accessory protein, with amino-acid sequence MTARRTIMIVGNGTMPKGAAAVIDAADLVIRFNDCRSCGAGGEKTDIVAVCNTGRPALSMLGGGVWKSHAAVRQAASIWCVRDGAKFQALRGKLNVTHPDLGDLCDDYTDGFFAFAQATGRGFHTVPALTHESVDAALERFDPGAYVVPSSGLIVIAEILAHWRQPGDRVVLAGFGHAGWEGHPFAAEREMVEDFIREGKLERLEPSIAKSSENPYILAER
- a CDS encoding PIN domain-containing protein — translated: MIGIDTNVLLRWLVDAGTMDDAPDQTCVVEDLILHSEEQFFVNHIVIAETIWVLRNRMGQKKTIIRDIIERILHAANVTVLDPDSVSSALNSFLNYPGDYSDHLIGEVNRKNGCRMTMTFDKAASKSPNFSELQR
- a CDS encoding TIGR02117 family protein; the protein is MSWRRPLRWLAAVLLTAILCVAAGTFVPRPLWPVAKAGTAVGETHRILVLSNPIHTDIAIPVTAETLARFPFLSESGMPVAHPDARWLIFGWGGRAFYMETPAWSDLKPVPLFKGLTLDRSVVHADVAGEIIEPADHIASFEIGTEGYQRLLSFIEASFATVDGRIAAIPDAGYGENDRFFEANGWFSALRGCNTWTAKALREAGLQTGWWNPLPVLLSASLTLYN
- a CDS encoding peroxiredoxin; the encoded protein is MIGRKVPSVTFRTRVRDEAVGGANPFRWQDVSSADYFGGKRVILFSLPGAFTPTCSTFQLPDFEKLAADFRAEGIDEIYCISVNDAFVMNAWGKSQNLENVKLIPDGSGEFTRKMGMLVSKDNLGFGMRSWRYAAVINDGVVEQWFEEDGYCDNADSDPYGVSAPQNILGALQSEKIAA
- a CDS encoding AbrB/MazE/SpoVT family DNA-binding domain-containing protein; this encodes MAESAKITSKNQITLPARVRKTLGIGVGDKVDFVATANGTFELRSRKETLAGLRGAIKPGQTISDGDIDSWIQDARSAGGKVSDDWN
- the ureC gene encoding urease subunit alpha, whose protein sequence is MSYKMSRAAYASMFGPTTGDKVRLADTELFIEVEKDFTTYGDEVKFGGGKVIRDGMGQSQATRAQGAVDTVITNALIVDHTGIVKADIGLKNGRIAAIGKAGNPDTQPGVTIIVGPSTEVIAGEGKIVTAGGMDAHIHFICPQQIEEALMSGITTMLGGGSGPAHGTLATTCTGAWHIERMIESFDGFPMNLALAGKGNASLPAPLEEMILAGASSLKLHEDWGTTPAAIDNCLSVADAFDVQVMIHTDTLNESGFVEDTIDAIKGRTIHAFHTEGAGGGHAPDIIKICGQSNVIPSSTNPTRPYTINTLAEHLDMLMVCHHLSPSIPEDIAFAESRIRKETIAAEDILHDIGAFSIISSDSQAMGRVGEVAIRTWQTADKMKRQRGRLAQETGDNDNFRVRRYIAKYTINPAIAQGLSHEIGSIEPGKRADLVLWNPAFFGVKPDMVLLGGMIAAAPMGDPNASIPTPQPVHYRQMFGAFGKARTNSSVTFVSQASLDGGLQARLGVAKQLIAVKNTRGGISKASMIHNSLTPHIEVDPETYEVRADGELLTCEPATVLPMAQRYFMF